The window ACTCTCTGATGTTATTCGCTTTGGATATGATATCCTGACATCAATACCTTTATCATGAACCACTTACAGAAATTTCATCTACCCATTCATTCAATTCAAACCACTAACCAACATCTGTACAAATATTTGACTGTTTCAAATCTTTTTACTGTCATTCTTTTTCTTAACAACATCCCTACATTCTAGTGTTTATGTTCTTGAGAGAAGTCAACACAAAGTCCCAGAGGAAGCTCTGAAGGTATGTGTGTGACGGTGtatgttgcatgtgtgtgtgagtgtgtgctgcGTGAATTACTAGTTGGTGTTCTACCTGACGGCGAGTGCCCCCTGGTGTTGCAGCATGAGAAGTACAGCAGTCAGCTTCAGATGAACCTGAAGGGTTTGGAGGTGAAGAAAGCAGAAATGGAGGACAGGATGAGGACAACAAGCAGCAAAAGTCTCACACAGGGTAAAAACAGCACACATACCTGATCCTGACACATTTACTGtcacacaacaggaagctgatCACACATGTTGAGggtttttgttggttttacagtttgtgagactgctgATTCAccgtttttctgtttgtgtcctAGAGGCTTCAGTGTGTCGGCCCACTCCCCTCTATGGTCAACCATCTTGGTGGGGAGAAGAGGATTATGGGAGTAAAGTACACAGCAGTGACGAGCATCATGCAGGTGCATCACCAATATATGTTTTAGCTCAGTTAGCTCACATGCTAGCTTATATGCTAACATGTTAACAGATAATATTGGACTAGGGCAGATGTTTCTAAATCAGTGTTGCTCCAGAGTTCATCAGTAGAAACCTAGTGTGGTATAGGCAGAGCTAAGACAACACACCACTGGATTAAAGTACATAAATGAAAACAACCGGTGGGGATCTGAGCCACATTCATCACAACCTTTGATAGTTTTCCCTTGAAACCATGGTTGACAGTGTTGCATATTAGTGTTTATCAGGGTCAATCTTCGTGAAATATTGGACACCGTCATTGATTTTTGTGTCGTGTACAGAAGTGTTTCTGCCATCATCTATTTTCACAGAAATGCAGAAAGAAGCGTCCTCTGTGGACCCAGATGTTTCTCAACAGAAGAGCATCTTCTTGTCGTACCACCGAGAACCAAGTTATTTTGAAATCCCCACCAAAGACTTTCAGCAGCTCAAACCCTCCGAGCCAGAGGTCCATGAAATTCCTACCAAggacacagacgcgccacctgtGTGTTCATCCCCGCCCACTTCCACACCGCCTGTCATCCAGAGCCACGCCTCTTTCACTATTGAGTTTGATGACTGCATGCCTGGAAAAATCAAGATCAAAGACCATGTCACCAAATTCTCCACCCGTCAGAGGAAGCAGCACAGCCTTCCTTCCAAGGCGATGATCCCCACACCTACTGATGTGATGTCAGCAGAGAGTAAAGtggctgattggctggttcgcAGTGATATCAGCATTATGAAAAGGCGTCCAACAAGTGAAGACGTTTACAGCACTAAGAGTGACCTCGCTATGAATGCCAAGATCCTGAAAGGTCAGACACTCTCCCCAACTACAGCTTGAGTGTTTTTGCAGTTGTTGTCCTACATTGGTCATATTTGATTGTTGTGGATGCTACTGTTGACATGAGGGTAGTCTGCACCTAAACTTTAAGGTGATTACAAGCCAGGACCAGGGTTAGGATCAGCACTTCTGTGGTGTAGCCCAAACGACAATGTAGTGTAGGAGTTATTGTGAGCATCTGCCAGACCAGATCATCTGTTTGGGAATAGTTAAAGTGGACCTATCAGAACACTGAAATTGGACCAACGTAGAGAGTCATTATTATACTAGAACCAGTACAGATACTAGAACTAGTACAGAACCCACGTGAATATTGGCTTGGTGGACATTATCTAGAGTCCACCCTGTATGCTTTGTGGTCCAATTCTTCCCGGTTGTTGAGCTAATTTGAGGATATTGTCAAAAATATTGAGAGATGGAGAGTTGACATTGTCTTCCTGGCCAGGTCACCATCATGAAGATGGAACCCAGAGTGACTCAGAAGATCCAGTTCTAAATGGAAGTAAGAGTACACCCTACCATGATGTCCAGTGTGAACAGTCTGAGGTAGCCCAGCAGATGGTTCAATATGATCAGTCCATCCCCTTCCAGTCCCCTCCTCCAACACAAGTCCTCAATAAACCACTGCAGGACTCTACACCATCCTTGTCTGTTGCCCCAGACCACATCCTGCCCCAAAGGTCCTCACAAGCTCAGTCCCCTACTATGGAATCATCCCAGCAGGGTCCACATGAACACCTCACCCAGCAGGCCTTCATCATTGAGTTCTTTGATGACAACCCACGCAAGAAGCGCTCACAATCGTTTACACACAACCCCACCCATGCTGACTCCCACTCAACCTTGAAGGCTAAGATGGAGCGGCGGAAAGGCAGTGACAGGCCAGCCTCTGTGCATGGTCACATACTTCCTACTCAGCAGGTGATGGTTCCTCTGAAGGGCCAGGGTCACAGTTGCCCTCAAAGGTCTAGCTCTCTGAAGAGGGACAAGGCTGAGACAGAAGCAGCCtcttctggctcctcctctcgctcctcctctgGCATGTTCATCAGACCCTTTAGTAGCATTGGCAAACAGTCCAAGCTTACCCAAGAGTTTACTGCTGAATTCCAAAAAGCTTCTTGTCAACACGATCTGTCTCCAACGAGGGACAagacttctgctcctcctgggaTGGTGTCACCTCCTCATGCCAGAGCTCTCTTGTCACCAGGACCCTCAGTGGCTGCCTCAGACCTCTACCCTGCCTCCACCTTACAGGCTCCAGGAAAGTCAGAATCCACAATCTCCATCAATGCTGCTGGTCAGGCCCCCTCTCCGGGCCACTCCAGCGGTCGACCCATGTCCCCAGTGCTACCCTTGGGCGTCAGAGGGACTGACCCTAAATGTTCCCAGCGGATGAGGAACGAGGAGGATGACAGCCTGAGTGATGCAGGGACCTACACCATTGAGACAGAAGCACAGGACAAAGAGGTGGAGCAGGCTCGAAACATGATTGATCAGGTGATCATAAAGTCAGATGATCAGTGTTTATCTGTTCAGTAAAAACTAATACCCATAAAGATAAAAATGATCTAGTCAGTGCACCAAGGAGAAACGAAAACATGGAGAAGTTTGTTGAGTAGTTATGCATGAAAAGTTTTGTCCTTCTTGTTCCTGCTTGCCACGGTGACCCTGGATTTCCCCTCATGCTGTCCTTGTGTTCCAACAGGTGTTTGGTGTCCTTGACTCTCCAGAGTATAGTGGAGTGAACACAGGAGTCTATAGACCTGTAATAAATGATGGAAAAGACGAGCAGGCTAATATGGATAGTGACTCTAGCACCATAGTTGCTCTGCATGGCTTAATACCAGCTGCAGTCAGCAGCCTCCCAACAGGTCAGATGCAGGTAAACATAGAGCAGAAGCACCATGCATCAATCTGGAACACCAACTCCTCCCAGTGAATGCTAGTGTGTGGTTTCCatccctctctttttcctgtTGCCCATTGTTTTGGCTCCTTCTGCATCTGTCATTGATCAGCTCCCTTTGATGTTCAGGttccagctggtccaggtcTGGAAGGACCAAAGTGGGTTTCCTGTTGGGCTAGTCTGGCAGACAGCTATGCTGAACCTGGTTCCACTCCACCCCAAGGGGACTGTCTTGAAGGTGCTGTAACATTTGTTCTGTGCGCACTCAGCATGTTTCCATGCACAGTTTAATCCAGCTATGCTCAGAATTTAATTGGACATGTCCCAGTTTACAAGCAACAGAGAAAATCGTATATACGACGGGGGCAAAAGTGTCTTTTCAGCAAGTTAATATGTCTCCATTCCAGTTGAGATATCACTTCACATAATAAACAACtagagtcaggacgcagagcaGCATCtcaacataaaaaaacacctTCTAACAACAGTATACTTTATTTATTGTGCAGATAAAATCCTTGCTCTCCCTCGTGGTCATGTTGATTTCGAGAAGCAGACAAGAAGGGCATTTGGTAACGCAGGCTCTCTCGAATGTTTTTGTGTTGGGGTCATTCGCCAGTGTGGAAGTTGTGGAGCATGAGCGCGTGCGTTGTCTTGTTTGACTCTGATTAGGGCATAAACATGCCAGAGCTAATCGCTGTCCCATCGTGTTATCCAGGCGAATTAGTTGGGTATGAAGCACCAATGTCAGTTAGATGTTTACTGTTGTCCAGTTGTGGTCAGTCGGTAGTTTGGCTGCAGAAAATGGGGATGATGGGCAGTCCGGCATCACTGCAGTGGCTTCAAGGACCAGTGACAGGACAAAGACATTagaaacattcattttcagttttaatttcTTTACTTTTTCCAGATTTGCACCTGATAAGTCGATGGATGGGCAGCTGTGACAACTCTGAGTCCGAATCGAGTCACAGCTCCAGAACAAGAAGGCTGCTACCCCAGGTACCACCAGAAAGGTTGGAAAATGTTCCAGGAATCCGAGTTCGACATGAGCATTTCCAAGGCCAGGAGTCGCTAGAAAGAGTTTCTCCTTGTCCTCAGGATTCTTCTCAACATCTGTCCATACAGGACGATGTAGACCCTGACAGTTTGAGTGATGCTAGTCGGTCCGATGATGGACCTTttatggaaaaaacaaagaaaaacccaGCCAATGTGGGATCTGGGTCCACCTCCTTCTACATTGGTTCTGAAGACAGTCCAGGTAGACTTCACAAGGTTAAGAATCAGGGCCCACCGGAAAAGACTTTGGACCCTCGAACAAAAAGTCCTCCAACCACAGTCTTGATCTGTAATCTGAGCGGACatgaaaccaggaggacaggCGTTAAGCCAAACAGCTCAGCTCCAAATCTCCAAACACAGGACAAGGATATGGTCTCTTTTTCATCCGTGGTTCGACAAGAGAGTTTCACCAAAGACCGGTCCAGTGACACTGTCCAGGTGAAGAAACTTCCTCACAtctccagccacccatccatgATAGATatggagcagaggagggaaagCCTCCAGGACTCACAGCCTTTACTCCAGGAACCAGTGGGAGCTCTGGCTACTCTGGACACCAGATTTACTTCTGGTTCCCGTCGTGGTTCTAAGAAAGGGGGTTCTTCCAGCCATATAGATGAGTCTCTCTCAGGTGAATCAGATGTGGACACGGCGAGCACCGTGAGCCAGGTGAGTAGTAAAAACACTCCAATCAGCTCTGCTTCTAAAACCCATCCCACTATCATGGGCCTTCAGAAGGAAAAGTCTTCTTCCAGTCCATCTATCCAAGAGAAAGGGCGAACTGCTCGCGAACGCTTGTCTGAGAAACGCCGACACCAGGGGATTGCCGAGGCTACAAGTAAGACAGAGCCAACAAAGCAAAACTTCCAGATGCGCCGCAGTCAGGGCAACTGTGGGTCTCTGGACCTGTCTGCAGGTCACCAAGGTTCTGCTCCTCAGTGGAGTGAATATGCATCATCCGACTATGAAACATCTGGTCAATCTAGTCGTAGCAAGAAGTTGATCACCCCTCTTCAGAAAGAAGACAACGGAAAAACTTCTAAGGTGGCAAACCAGCAGGTTCTGATGCGCTCAAACAGCCTGTCAGCACCACGGCCAACGCGGGCCTCCATGCTCCGTCGAGCTCGACTGGGTGAGGCCTCAGATAATGAAGGTGCTGAGACTGATCGAGGCTCCCACAGTTCTGACCCGATTAGTGCACCAGCCAAAGTCAGTGCTGAAGGGAAGAAACTGTCCAGATTGGACATCTTAGCGATGCCCAGGAAGAGAACTGGCTCCTTCACAACCCCCAGCGACAGCGAGACTTCTTCCACTGGCCGAGGCAATTTCTCTAATCGGACCTCCGAGGTGGTGGTTGCCACCAGGAAGTCGTTTGTGGGCGATGCTCGTCCAGCAGCAAACAAAGGTGGTGGAGCCCACGGGAAGCAAATGGCCAACCGTAATCGGTCCAATGGAGCAAAGTCCTCCAGCGCTGGTGAGTCCTGCACTGgttcttcaaatcaaatcaaatcaatctttatttatatagcatcttttacaatcaaaattgtttcaaggcgctttccagaattccggggcctaaccccagacaagcaacagtggcaaggaaaaactcccctttaacaggaagaaaccttgagcaggaccaggctcatgtagggggaccctcctgctgatggggggttGGGTAGGGAGAGGgacaaggagaaggagaaggagaaggagtaggagaaggagaaggagaaggagaaggagaaggagaaggagaaggagaaggagaaggagataaatatcagataaatatgatctaaaccagtctagtgctgtccctttaatcccaatcacatgttccagtctctgtaacaggatgctgtgatcaactgtatcaaaagcagcactgaggtccagcagaaccagcatagagaccagtccatgatctgaagctataagaagatcattaataactttaataagtgctgtttctgtgctgtgatgagctctaaagcctgactgaaacatctcaaacaggctgtttctctgcaggtgctccagtaactgagtcaccaccaccttctcaagaactttagagataaaaggaaggttggatatcggcctgtaatttgctaatacatcaggatctatCAGGATgatgttttttaagcaacggcaaGATACTGTCTTGAATATTTTCTGCTCTTGAGTTAAGTTGTTCTCTAAGTATTTAGGACTTGACCTTTGTCCTCTCATTAATAAAATTCCAAACTCTATTAACATGATGGTTGGCAACAATCAAATAGTTGCAGTGTATCAagctaaccctatccctaagtATGAAACAGTCCTGGTCACAGCTGGTCTAGTTCTGAACTGTAGCTTTATCTGAGTTGTTTGAACTGGGCCAGGTCTGAACTGAGCCAGGTCTGTATTGGTCCAAGTTGGAACTGATTCAGTTCTCAATTGAACTAGGTCTGAACAACATTTATGTAGCTTTATCGTAGCCCTCTGAAGACCAGGTCCAGACCCAGCCAGGTTTGAACTAGTTCAGGTCTTAACCAATTATGTAGCTTTAGTTGGTCTAAACAAGAGAAACATTCAGATATTCAAAATCCAGGTTAAAGAAAATCAGGTGACACGACGAGGAAAgcctttcagaataaaacaggaagcacaGAAAAGGTTCTGAGGCTTTGTGACACAGATTATCAGAACAGCTGGAGCTGCGTGTAACAACCACAACACTAATGAAAAGAGCCTGTATACTCTGGGGTGGGACAGTCCTGAAACATGGGAAGTTACAGAATCTTAACTGAAATGTTTGTAGGGTCCCATCAGAAACCAAAGGCCTTAGACTGCTCTTCCTCCGAAGAAGAAGACTATGAGAGGAATTCTGCGACTCTCAAACCAAAGCTTCCCTCCCAAAACTCTGCACCTGCTCAGAAGACAACTGGTCGCCGGACAGCTGCCCCACGGTCCAAGTCTGTCTCCTTGGAGATGGAGGATGATGACCAGGATGAGCTGGACCCCTACCAGAACTGGACCACACACAGCGCAGAGATTGCCAAGTAAAAGAACGTTAAATCTGAGTGTGCCCTAACTCAAATTTTGTCCAAACATTGTCGGTGATTCTCCCGCAGGCTTAGTCAGGATCTGGCCAAAGACCTGGCCATCCTGGCCAAGGAAATCCATGATGTTGCTGGAGATGGAGACTCGCCAAGCTCTGGCACGGGCATGACggcctcacccagttcactgCCCAACACGCCAGCCTCCACCATATCTGCCAGGGAAGAGGTGGGTCACAGCCCTCCGAACACACACCCAGCACATGTACTCGAGGATCTAAGTCAGGAACACCAGCTTCAAACCATAATTCTAAGCTGGTGGATCATGCATGGTCAGTTGGAGCAGGTGCAGATAAGTGAGATCCTGCAGATCTGGTCTCCACTGAATCACCTCTGATCCCTCAGGGTTCTCCACAAACAACGGAACCTTTTTAGTAATGACAGTCATTTGGTCTTCTCTTGGGACACTCTTAAATGGAGTACACTGTTGATGTGGTCTTCTGTTGCTTGGTTTACCCCTGTTTACCCAGAGTCCCTCCCTCACTgatcctcatgttctcctcatcTTTATGTTTATTGAGCACAATCTCATCAGAGTTTGATCAGAGTCAACCTTTTCATATGTGACCCACACTAGCCCACGCTAGCCCAAGCTAAGCTGGGAAATAACCCCAGCTTACTGTATCATCTTGAGTCTGGAACTTCTCTTTGGGAAGTTTTTCTCCATGAACTGTTTTCACTGGTTTTAGATCAATTCAAGGGACTGGGTCCCAGTTGATCTGCACAGTGTACCAGCAGTTCCAAGATTGGTTGCCCCACCATTGCTGATGCATGTTGAGCCGGTGCATGCATTCAGGGAGCAGCGCTGTCATGTGACCGCTGCACTTTGACAACAACATTTAGTGGTTGGCTCCTCTCtcttccagctggtccagcatATTCCTGAGGCCAGTTTAAACTACCAGAAGGTTCCTCCAGGTTCTGCTGCGGTCTCGGACCTGGATGCAAACATGAATGAGCCAGAGTCCAGTTCTAAGCATCATCGTCCGTGGAAGCGAGAAGAGGTCACTGTCTTTTATTTAAAGCTACATTCACACGTGCTGAGTCCCACTGTGCTGAACCAGAATGTTGAACAGATTTGGTGGTCTGACTGGTGTGAACACGTCCTGCAGTGAAGCTGAGACACACCAGGCTGCAGCGTTGCAGTTAGCTTTAGTGGTGCTGGGAGATGTTCCTGGAAGCTTCTTAGCATGTTGAGATGGTCCAAACTAAAGCGATTCTTCTCTTTCAGGCGCTGCTGGACAATCTGATGCTGAACCCAGTTTCTCAGCTGTCTCAGGCCATCAGAGAGAACACGGAGCAACTGGCTGACAAGATGAAGTGAATGAGCTAACGATGGCTGTCTCCACTTTCACACTGTTAGTTCCTCTGACTGGTCTTTGTGGTTGACAGGGTTCTGTTCCAGAACAAGGCAGAGGTCTGGGAAGAGATAGAGGCGAAGATCAATGCTGAAGAAGTGCCCATCCTGAAAACCTCCAACAAGGTTCTAGTCTAACCTAGTGACCAGGAGCCAGTTCACTATCATGAGCATAGCTtgaatgttgtgttgtgtttgcactTTCAGGAACTGACCTCAATCCTGAAGGAGCTTAGAAGAGTCCAGAAACAGCTCGAAGGTATGGCTCATTCATCTTCATTCTCCCTTAATTCTCCTCATATCCGCActtaaaatccaaaataaaagcagggttttttttcaatttgaaTGCATTTTATATTTGACTGCACTTTACTGCTGTTACCATAGTGATAAACACCATCGTGGAGCCTGGCGGGAACATCCCACCTGCAGTCACATCATCTCGTGGTCCACCCAGAGCATCTGTGAAGGAGCGGAAACCAACCACCAGAGGCCGCGGTGTCCCACCAACCACCAACGCCAATGAAAGCACCAAACGAGCGGCTCGTGGGGGGGACAGTGTTCAGTTGGCATCCTGAATCGGCCAATATGGTGGTCGCCAAACTGTCAGAGAAGTCCC of the Takifugu flavidus isolate HTHZ2018 chromosome 19, ASM371156v2, whole genome shotgun sequence genome contains:
- the cep170bb gene encoding centrosomal protein of 170 kDa protein B isoform X5, translated to MSVTSWFLVSSSGTRHRLPKEMIFVGREDCELMLQSRSVDKQHAVINYNLTTDEHLVKDLGSLNGTFVNDLRIPDQTYITLKLSDVIRFGYDSSVYVLERSQHKVPEEALKHEKYSSQLQMNLKGLEVKKAEMEDRMRTTSSKSLTQEASVCRPTPLYGQPSWWGEEDYGSKVHSSDEHHAEMQKEASSVDPDVSQQKSIFLSYHREPSYFEIPTKDFQQLKPSEPEVHEIPTKDTDAPPVCSSPPTSTPPVIQSHASFTIEFDDCMPGKIKIKDHVTKFSTRQRKQHSLPSKAMIPTPTDVMSAESKVADWLVRSDISIMKRRPTSEDVYSTKSDLAMNAKILKGHHHEDGTQSDSEDPVLNGSKSTPYHDVQCEQSEVAQQMVQYDQSIPFQSPPPTQVLNKPLQDSTPSLSVAPDHILPQRSSQAQSPTMESSQQGPHEHLTQQAFIIEFFDDNPRKKRSQSFTHNPTHADSHSTLKAKMERRKGSDRPASVHGHILPTQQVMVPLKGQGHSCPQRSSSLKRDKAETEAASSGSSSRSSSGMFIRPFSSIGKQSKLTQEFTAEFQKASCQHDLSPTRDKTSAPPGMVSPPHARALLSPGPSVAASDLYPASTLQAPGKSESTISINAAGQAPSPGHSSGRPMSPVLPLGVRGTDPKCSQRMRNEEDDSLSDAGTYTIETEAQDKEVEQARNMIDQVFGVLDSPEYSGVNTGVYRPVINDGKDEQANMDSDSSTIVALHGLIPAAVSSLPTGQMQVPAGPGLEGPKWVSCWASLADSYAEPGSTPPQGDCLEDLHLISRWMGSCDNSESESSHSSRTRRLLPQVPPERLENVPGIRVRHEHFQGQESLERVSPCPQDSSQHLSIQDDVDPDSLSDASRSDDGPFMEKTKKNPANVGSGSTSFYIGSEDSPGRLHKVKNQGPPEKTLDPRTKSPPTTVLICNLSGHETRRTGVKPNSSAPNLQTQDKDMVSFSSVVRQESFTKDRSSDTVQVKKLPHISSHPSMIDMEQRRESLQDSQPLLQEPVGALATLDTRFTSGSRRGSKKGGSSSHIDESLSGESDVDTASTVSQKEKSSSSPSIQEKGRTARERLSEKRRHQGIAEATSHQGSAPQWSEYASSDYETSGQSSRSKKLITPLQKEDNGKTSKVANQQVLMRSNSLSAPRPTRASMLRRARLGEASDNEGAETDRGSHSSDPISAPAKVSAEGKKLSRLDILAMPRKRTGSFTTPSDSETSSTGRGNFSNRTSEVVVATRKSFVGDARPAANKGGGAHGKQMANRNRSNGAKSSSAGSHQKPKALDCSSSEEEDYERNSATLKPKLPSQNSAPAQKTTGRRTAAPRSKSVSLEMEDDDQDELDPYQNWTTHSAEIAKLSQDLAKDLAILAKEIHDVAGDGDSPSSGTGMTASPSSLPNTPASTISAREELVQHIPEASLNYQKVPPGSAAVSDLDANMNEPESSSKHHRPWKREEALLDNLMLNPVSQLSQAIRENTEQLADKMKVLFQNKAEVWEEIEAKINAEEVPILKTSNKELTSILKELRRVQKQLEVINTIVEPGGNIPPAVTSSRGPPRASVKERKPTTRGRGVPPTTNANESTKRAARGGDSVQLAS
- the cep170bb gene encoding centrosomal protein of 170 kDa protein B isoform X1 yields the protein MSVTSWFLVSSSGTRHRLPKEMIFVGREDCELMLQSRSVDKQHAVINYNLTTDEHLVKDLGSLNGTFVNDLRIPDQTYITLKLSDVIRFGYDSSVYVLERSQHKVPEEALKHEKYSSQLQMNLKGLEVKKAEMEDRMRTTSSKSLTQEASVCRPTPLYGQPSWWGEEDYGSKVHSSDEHHAEMQKEASSVDPDVSQQKSIFLSYHREPSYFEIPTKDFQQLKPSEPEVHEIPTKDTDAPPVCSSPPTSTPPVIQSHASFTIEFDDCMPGKIKIKDHVTKFSTRQRKQHSLPSKAMIPTPTDVMSAESKVADWLVRSDISIMKRRPTSEDVYSTKSDLAMNAKILKGHHHEDGTQSDSEDPVLNGSKSTPYHDVQCEQSEVAQQMVQYDQSIPFQSPPPTQVLNKPLQDSTPSLSVAPDHILPQRSSQAQSPTMESSQQGPHEHLTQQAFIIEFFDDNPRKKRSQSFTHNPTHADSHSTLKAKMERRKGSDRPASVHGHILPTQQVMVPLKGQGHSCPQRSSSLKRDKAETEAASSGSSSRSSSGMFIRPFSSIGKQSKLTQEFTAEFQKASCQHDLSPTRDKTSAPPGMVSPPHARALLSPGPSVAASDLYPASTLQAPGKSESTISINAAGQAPSPGHSSGRPMSPVLPLGVRGTDPKCSQRMRNEEDDSLSDAGTYTIETEAQDKEVEQARNMIDQVFGVLDSPEYSGVNTGVYRPVINDGKDEQANMDSDSSTIVALHGLIPAAVSSLPTGQMQVPAGPGLEGPKWVSCWASLADSYAEPGSTPPQGDCLEDLHLISRWMGSCDNSESESSHSSRTRRLLPQVPPERLENVPGIRVRHEHFQGQESLERVSPCPQDSSQHLSIQDDVDPDSLSDASRSDDGPFMEKTKKNPANVGSGSTSFYIGSEDSPGRLHKVKNQGPPEKTLDPRTKSPPTTVLICNLSGHETRRTGVKPNSSAPNLQTQDKDMVSFSSVVRQESFTKDRSSDTVQVKKLPHISSHPSMIDMEQRRESLQDSQPLLQEPVGALATLDTRFTSGSRRGSKKGGSSSHIDESLSGESDVDTASTVSQVSSKNTPISSASKTHPTIMGLQKEKSSSSPSIQEKGRTARERLSEKRRHQGIAEATSKTEPTKQNFQMRRSQGNCGSLDLSAGHQGSAPQWSEYASSDYETSGQSSRSKKLITPLQKEDNGKTSKVANQQVLMRSNSLSAPRPTRASMLRRARLGEASDNEGAETDRGSHSSDPISAPAKVSAEGKKLSRLDILAMPRKRTGSFTTPSDSETSSTGRGNFSNRTSEVVVATRKSFVGDARPAANKGGGAHGKQMANRNRSNGAKSSSAGSHQKPKALDCSSSEEEDYERNSATLKPKLPSQNSAPAQKTTGRRTAAPRSKSVSLEMEDDDQDELDPYQNWTTHSAEIAKLSQDLAKDLAILAKEIHDVAGDGDSPSSGTGMTASPSSLPNTPASTISAREELVQHIPEASLNYQKVPPGSAAVSDLDANMNEPESSSKHHRPWKREEALLDNLMLNPVSQLSQAIRENTEQLADKMKVLFQNKAEVWEEIEAKINAEEVPILKTSNKELTSILKELRRVQKQLEVINTIVEPGGNIPPAVTSSRGPPRASVKERKPTTRGRGVPPTTNANESTKRAARGGDSVQLAS
- the cep170bb gene encoding centrosomal protein of 170 kDa protein B isoform X4, with the protein product MSVTSWFLVSSSGTRHRLPKEMIFVGREDCELMLQSRSVDKQHAVINYNLTTDEHLVKDLGSLNGTFVNDLRIPDQTYITLKLSDVIRFGYDSSVYVLERSQHKVPEEALKHEKYSSQLQMNLKGLEVKKAEMEDRMRTTSSKSLTQEASVCRPTPLYGQPSWWGEEDYGSKVHSSDEHHAEMQKEASSVDPDVSQQKSIFLSYHREPSYFEIPTKDFQQLKPSEPEVHEIPTKDTDAPPVCSSPPTSTPPVIQSHASFTIEFDDCMPGKIKIKDHVTKFSTRQRKQHSLPSKAMIPTPTDVMSAESKVADWLVRSDISIMKRRPTSEDVYSTKSDLAMNAKILKGHHHEDGTQSDSEDPVLNGSKSTPYHDVQCEQSEVAQQMVQYDQSIPFQSPPPTQVLNKPLQDSTPSLSVAPDHILPQRSSQAQSPTMESSQQGPHEHLTQQAFIIEFFDDNPRKKRSQSFTHNPTHADSHSTLKAKMERRKGSDRPASVHGHILPTQQVMVPLKGQGHSCPQRSSSLKRDKAETEAASSGSSSRSSSGMFIRPFSSIGKQSKLTQEFTAEFQKASCQHDLSPTRDKTSAPPGMVSPPHARALLSPGPSVAASDLYPASTLQAPGKSESTISINAAGQAPSPGHSSGRPMSPVLPLGVRGTDPKCSQRMRNEEDDSLSDAGTYTIETEAQDKEVEQARNMIDQVFGVLDSPEYSGVNTGVYRPVINDGKDEQANMDSDSSTIVALHGLIPAAVSSLPTGQMQVPAGPGLEGPKWVSCWASLADSYAEPGSTPPQGDCLEDLHLISRWMGSCDNSESESSHSSRTRRLLPQVPPERLENVPGIRVRHEHFQGQESLERVSPCPQDSSQHLSIQDDVDPDSLSDASRSDDGPFMEKTKKNPANVGSGSTSFYIGSEDSPGRLHKVKNQGPPEKTLDPRTKSPPTTVLICNLSGHETRRTGVKPNSSAPNLQTQDKDMVSFSSVVRQESFTKDRSSDTVQVKKLPHISSHPSMIDMEQRRESLQDSQPLLQEPVGALATLDTRFTSGSRRGSKKGGSSSHIDESLSGESDVDTASTVSQVSSKNTPISSASKTHPTIMGLQKEKSSSSPSIQEKGRTARERLSEKRRHQGIAEATSKTEPTKQNFQMRRSQGNCGSLDLSAGHQGSAPQWSEYASSDYETSGQSSRSKKLITPLQKEDNGKTSKVANQQVLMRSNSLSAPRPTRASMLRRARLGEASDNEGAETDRGSHSSDPISAPAKVSAEGKKLSRLDILAMPRKRTGSFTTPSDSETSSTGRGNFSNRTSEVVVATRKSFVGDARPAANKGGGAHGKQMANRNRSNGAKSSSAGSHQKPKALDCSSSEEEDYERNSATLKPKLPSQNSAPAQKTTGRRTAAPRSKSVSLEMEDDDQDELDPYQNWTTHSAEIAKLSQDLAKDLAILAKEIHDVAGDGDSPSSGTGMTASPSSLPNTPASTISAREEALLDNLMLNPVSQLSQAIRENTEQLADKMKVLFQNKAEVWEEIEAKINAEEVPILKTSNKELTSILKELRRVQKQLEVINTIVEPGGNIPPAVTSSRGPPRASVKERKPTTRGRGVPPTTNANESTKRAARGGDSVQLAS